From Thalassovita sp.:
TTGCTGCTTTCGACGTGATGAAGAACCCGGAAATCGAGGCTGACTTCGCTCGCTTCGATGCCCATCTGGGCGCCGTCTTCGCGGAAGCTGATCATGTCGCAGCCTGATATCCACCTCTACACGGCTGCCACTATGAACGGCTACAAACCGGTCATGTTCCTGGAGGAGGCCGGTGTTCCCTATGACCTGACCTTCATCGATTTTGCCAAGAACGAGCAAAAGGCGCCTGACTATGTGAAGGACATCAACCCTAACGGCAAGATCCCAGCAATCTGGGATCGAGCCGAAGGGCGGGCGATCTTCGAAAGCGGAGCAATCCTGTGGCACCTGGCCGAGAAGTACGGAAAATTCCTGTCAGATGATCCGGTAACCCGTTCAGAAACCCTGCAATGGCTGTTCTTCCAAGTGGGACATGTGGGGCCGATGATGGGGCAAGCGATGTATTTTCAACGCATAGCCGCACCCAACGGCCATGAGGAACCGTTTTCGATCAAGCGCTACGTGGATGAGAGCCGCCGGTTGATGGAGGTTCTGAACACCCGCCTTGAAGGGCGCGACTA
This genomic window contains:
- a CDS encoding glutathione S-transferase family protein produces the protein MSQPDIHLYTAATMNGYKPVMFLEEAGVPYDLTFIDFAKNEQKAPDYVKDINPNGKIPAIWDRAEGRAIFESGAILWHLAEKYGKFLSDDPVTRSETLQWLFFQVGHVGPMMGQAMYFQRIAAPNGHEEPFSIKRYVDESRRLMEVLNTRLEGRDYIVGDYSIADIMIYPWARAYPWAHVRVDDLPHLKAWFDRIDARPAVQKALTIPKAQPQFWDENADAEAFLKENAARFASDVKKD